In Flavobacterium piscisymbiosum, the sequence ATAATCGTAATGTTTATTCGAAGTACTTTTGATATTGTAATGAATTACGGATCAGGTTTTTTTGATAGTTTAACGGGACTGGTTTTCTTTATGCTTCTCGGAAAAATGTTCCAGATTAAAACGTATAGTTTTTTAAGTTTCGAAAGAGATTTTAAATCTTATTTTCCAATTGCAGTAACCAGAATAAATTCAGATACATCAGAAGAAAGTGTTCCAATATATGATGTTCAAAAAGGAAATCGATTATTGATCAGAAATCAGGAATTAATTCCGGTAGACGGTATTTTAATTAGTGAGAAAGCCGAAATCGATTATAGTTTTGTAACCGGTGAAGCTATTCCTATTACTAAAAAATCCGGAGATAAAGTTTTTGCCGGCGGTAAACAAATTGGTAAAGTAATCGAGATGGAAGTGCTGCACTCAGTCTCACAAAGTTATCTTACCCAATTATGGAGTAATGAAATTTTCCAGAAAAATGTGTTTCAAAAACACAAAACGATTACAGATGCTATAAGCCGTTATTTTACTCCTATATTATTACTAATTGCTTTTGCAGGTTTTGGATATTGGATATTTATTGATGCCAATACAGCATTTAATGTTTTTACAGCGGTTTTAATTGTTGCCTGCCCTTGTGCATTGGCTCTTACAGCGCCTTTTACCTTCGGAAATATTCTCAGAATAATGGGAAAACAGAAAATGTATCTGAAAAATGCCTTGGTGATTGAACAATTAGCAAAGGTAGATACTATTGTTTTTGATAAAACAGGAACGATCACCACCAACAAAAAATCAAATATTTCATACGAAGGAAACATACTCTCTGAAGAAGATTATATTTTGATAAAGAATGTGCTTAGAGGTTCAAATCATCCACTAAGCCGTATGCTCTACGACTTTTTATCAGAAACAAATAAGGTTAAAATAGATGATTTTCAGGAAATCACCGGAAAAGGAATTTTGGCTTCAGCCAATAATAAAGCGATCAAAATTGGTTCTGCTGAATTTGTGGAAAGTCCAGGATTAGATACATCTCAAATTGAAAAAACGGCACTTCATATTAAGATTGATGATATTTATTACGGAAAATTTACTTTTCAAAATCAATACCGTGAAGGTTTAGAAAACTTATTTTTTAATTTAAGTAAAACCTATCAAATAAAGGTTCTTTCTGGTGATAACGATGGAGAGAGGGCAAGTCTACAATCGATTTTACCTCTGGAAACAGAATTAATTTTTAATCAGAAACCTGAGCAAAAACTTGAGTTTATAAAAAACTTGCAAGATAAAGGTCAAAATGTAATGATGGTAGGAGATGGATTAAACGATGCAGGAGCATTGGCGCAAAGTAATGTTGGGATTTCTATTTCTGAAAATGTGAATGTTTTTTCTCCGGCTTGCGATGCTATTTTAGATGCAACTGAATTTTCACGTCTGAATTATTTTTTAAAATTATCCAAAAAATCAATTACAATAATTAAGATGAGTTTTGTTTTATCGCTGCTTTATAATATTGTTGGACTCTCTTTTGCAGTAACCGGGAACTTACTTCCGTTAGTAGCTGCTATTATTATGCCTTTAAGTACAATTACAATTGTCAGTTTTGTTACTTTAATGTCTAACTATTTCAGTAATAGTAATTTAAAATGATTATGAATAGTTTGTTAACTTATTTTTCCTACATTTATAATTCTTGAAAGCATGATAATTATCATATTCTAAAAGCCTCTAAACTAGTAAATTTGTTAACATAAATTTAAGGATATGAGTGTCATTTATCTATTAATATCAGTTAGTATTTTCGTCGCGATTTGTTTTTTTATAGCCTTTATTGTGGCTGTAAAATCAGGACAATATGATGATGATTATACCCCTTCAGTCAGAATGCTTTTTGACGATGAAACGAAAATTACCTCCCACAATAAAAAATCAACAACAGAAGAAAAACAAGTATAATTATGGAAATGGAACAGTTTTATTACGACAACAAAATTGTAAAAAAATTCATTTACGCCACTATTCTCTTTGGAGTAGTAGGTATGTTAGTAGGGCTAACCTTAGCGGTTATGTACCTTTTTCCCAACATCACAGATGGTATTTCGTGGCTTAGCTACGGCCGCTTAAGACCTTTGCACACCAATGCTGTTATTTTTGCCTTTGTTGGAAATGCTTTTTTTGCGGGAATGTATTATTCGTTACAGCGATTGTTGAAAGCCAGAATGTTTAGTGATTTTTTAAGTAACCTGCATTTTTGGGGTTGGCAGCTTATTATTGTTGCCGCAGCCATTACATTGCCTTTAGGTTATACTTCATCAAAAGAATATGCTGAACTCGAATGGCCTATTGATATTGCTATCGCGCTTATTTGGGTAGTAATGGGGATCAATATGATAGGTACAATGTTGCGTCGTAGAGAACGTCATTTATATGTAGCGATTTGGTTTTATCTGGCCACATTTGTTACCGTAGCCGTTTTACATATTTTTAATAATATCGAAATTCCGGTATCAGCATTAAAAAGTTATTCTGTTTACGCGGGTGTTCAGGATGCGTTGGTGCAATGGTGGTATGGACATAATGCAGTTGCATTTTTCCTTACAACTCCATTTTTAGGTCTAATGTATTACTTCATTCCAAAGGTTGCAAACCGTCCAGTTTACTCATATAGATTATCTATTATTCACTTTTGGTCTTTGATTTTTATTTATATCTGGGCAGGTCCACACCATTTATTATATTCAGCTTTACCAAACTGGGCTCAAAATTTAGGAGTTGCATTTTCTGTAATGCTTATTGCTCCGTCTTGGGGAGGTATGATCAACGGACTTTTAACATTAAGAGGTGCCTGGGATAAAGTGCGTGAAGAACCAGTTTTAAAATTCTTTGTGGTAGCCATTACTGGTTACGGAATGGCGACTTTTGAAGGTCCGATGCTTTCTCTAAAAAATGTGAATGCTATCGCGCATTATACTGACTGGATCGTTGCTCACGTACACGTTGGTGCATTAGCCTGGAACGGATTTATGTCTTTTGGTATTATTTATTGGTTGATTCCAAGAATGACAAAAAGCACATTGTTTTCAAAAAAATTAGCAAATTTCCATTTCTGGATCGGTACGTTAGGTATCATTTTATATACTTTACCAATGTACGTGGCAGGTTTTCAACAAGCCTCAATGTGGAAACAGTTTAATCCTGATGGTACATTAACTTATGGTAATTTCCTTGAAACAGTTACGGCAATCATGCCATTATACTGGATGAGAGCAATAGGAGGTACTTTGTATCTTGTAGGAATGCTGACATTAGTTTACAATATTATCATGACCGTAAGAGCGGGTAATACTATTGAAGATGAATTAGCACAGGCTCCGGCTTTACAAAGAATAAGCACCGGAAGATTAAAAGGTGAAAAATTCCATACCTGGTTAGAAAGAAGACCAATTCAGTTAACCATTTTAGCAACAATTGCCATTTTAATTGGAGGTATTATTCAGATTGTGCCAACTATTATGGTGAAGTCGAACATACCAACTATTTCCAGTGTTAAGCCTTATACACCTTTGGAACTTGAAGGACGTGATTTATATATTAGAGAAGGTTGTGTGGGATGTCACTCGCAATCCGTACGTCCTTTTAGAAGTGAAGTAGAGCGTTACGGACCACAATCAAAAGCTGGTGAGTTTGTATACGATCACCCATTCCTTTGGGGATCAAAACGTACAGGTCCTGATTTATTGAGAGTAGGAGGAAAATATAATGACAATTGGCATTTTAATCACTTCTGGAATCCGCAAAGTATTTCTGCAGGTTCGATTATGCCGGGTTACAAATGGTTGTTTGATAATGAGCCAATGGATATCTCTTTAACTCAAAAGAAAATGCAAGCCATGGTTACTCTTGGAGTTCCTTATACAGAAGCTGAAGTAGCAAATGCTCAAAAAACATTGAGAGCTCAGGCTATCGCAATCGAAAAGAACTTAGAAAACGATCCTGACTTTGTAAAAAGTTATGAAGAAAGTAAGAAAAAAGCAGCTGCAAAAGGCGAAAAATTTGTTCCTATGAACGAGAGAGAAATTGTTGCCTTGATTGCTTATATACAAAGACTTGGAACTGATATAAAAGTAAAAGAGACTTCTAAATAACAACATTATGTTTGAACAAATAAAACACAATATGGAGACTATTTCGGGTATTGAAGTATACCCGATAGTTTCTCTCCTGATATTCTTTTTCTTTTTTGTAGGATTAGGCTTTTGGGTATTTACATATGGAAAAGAAAAGATTAAGGAAATGAGTGAGATACCTTTAGATGAAGGGAATAGTATAATTTCAAAAGATAATTAAAATGAAAAAGTTTTTCCCAGTATATGTAAGAGTACCGCTGATTTTTTTCATCGTGTTTGGTTTAATGGAATATTTTATAGATTCAGGCGATAGACCTGCATTTATAAAATATCCAATGGTTTCGGTTTTTTTGTTTGTTTTTCTTTTTATTTTGATCGCGATCGAAGTTACATTAAGTGCAGTTGATCGCGTTATGTACGAATTGATGTCGCCGGAAGAAAAGGCGAAACTGGAATATGAAAATAGCCTGAGTTTAACAGAAAGTACCTGGTATAAGGACTTAATGCAGAAGCTTACTAAAACCCAACCTATAGAAAAAGAAGGTGACTTGCTGATGGATCATGATTATGACGGAATCAAGGAGTTAGATAATAATTTACCGCCGTGGTGGGTGTATTTATTCTATATCTGTATTGTTTTTGGAGTAGTTTATTTTGCCCGTTATGAAATTTTTGGTGGAGATGATCAGGAGATGGAGCTTAAAAAAGAAATGGCTCAGGCAAAAATTGATGTAGATGAATACCTAAAAACAGCACCGGATTTAATGGATGAAAAAACAGTTGTTTTATTAACAGATCCTGAAAATCTGGCAACAGGTAAAGAAATATTTACAACCAATTGTGCTGCATGTCACCGTGCCGATGCTGGAGGGCAAATTGGGCCAAACCTTACCGATAATCATTGGATTTTGGGCGGAGGAATTAAAAATCTTTTCCATACTATAACTAATGGAGGTCGTGACGGAAAAGGGATGATTGCCTGGAAAGGAACATTAAAACCAAAAGAAATTCAAAAAGTAGCAAGTTATATTTTATCCTTACAAGGAAGTAATCCAAAAGATCCAAAAGAAGCAGAAGGCGAAATTTGGGTCGATGAAACTGCTCCAACAAAAGATACCACAGCAAGTACTGCTAAAGATAGTACTGAAGTTAAAAAATAATTACAATACATCATGTCAAATTTACCAGACGAAGCTTTTAGAGATACCATCGGAACTATTGATGAAGGAGGTAATCGAAAATTTATTTTTCCTAAAAAACCGTCTGGTAAATTCTATGAGTATAGAAAAATAGTTAGTTACATCTTATTAGCTATTTTAATTGCCAATCCTTTTATAAAAGTAAATGGAAACCAATTTATGATGTTCAATGTTTTAGAACGTCGTTTTAATATTTTTGGTTTTCCATTTTGGCCGCAGGATTTTTATCTTTTCGTAATCTCAATGCTCGTGGGTATTGTTTTTATTCTTTTGTTTACAGTTGTATTTGGTCGTATATTCTGTGGATGGATTTGTCCGCAGACTATTTTTTTAGAAATGGTATTTCGCCGAATTGAATATTGGATTGATGGTGATCGTGGCGCTCAAATGCGATTAGCAAGACAAGAATGGAATTCGGAAAAAATTAGAAAAAGAGTAACTAAATGGACGGTCTTTTTTCTGATATCGTTTGGTATTGCAAATGTATTTCTGGCCTATTTAGTAGGAAGTGACCAATTGTTTTTGATGGTTGAACAAGGACCTATTGAGCAAGCTAGCAACTTTATTGCACTGCTAATTTTTACAGGAGTTTTCTATTTTGTTTTTGTTTGGTTTCGGGAACAGGTTTGTATTATTGCTTGTCCGTACGGAAGATTGCAAGGAGTACTTTTAGATGATAAATCGATTAATGTAGCTTATGATTTTGTACGAGGAGAAAAAGAAGCCGGTCGTGCAAAATTCAATAAAAAAGAAGATAGACCAACTACCGGAAAAGGAGATTGTATAGATTGTCATCAGTGTGTTCATGTTTGCCCAATGGGAATTGATATTAGAAACGGAACACAGCTGGAATGTACTAATTGTACTGCTTGCATTGATGAGTGTGATACCATTATGGAAAGTGTTGGTTTGCCAAAAGGTTTAATTCGATACGCTTCTGAAGATGAAATTACGAAGAAAGCACCTTTTAAATTTACAGCAAGAATGAAAGGTTATACAGCCGTTTTATTCATTTTATTAAGTGTTTTTGTAGGGATGTTATTTTTGAGAACCGAAGTTCAGGCTGTTGTTTTACGCTTGCCGGGACAATTGTTTCAGCATAAAGGTGATATGATCAGTAATGTTTATACTTATAAGATCGTTAACAAAACAATGAAAGATTACCACGATATTCATTTTGAATTAATAGATCAAAAAGGAAATATTAAAAATGTTGGTAAACAGCATTTTAAAGTCTTAAAAGAAGGGATTTCGCAAGGAACATTATTTATAGAGATTGATCAGGCTCTTTTGGAAAGTGATAAAACCAAAGTTCAAATTGGAGTTTATAATGGAAAAGAATTGCTTGAAACCACAACAACTAATTTTTTAGGCCCACGAAGTTTTAATTAAAAATATAGTATTATGAAAATAAATTGGGGAACAGGAATTGTCATAGCATTTGCATTGTTTATGTCTTTTATTTTATATTTTGTTTTTGAAGTTCAGTCTAATAGTAAATACGACAATGATTTGGTTGTTGAAGAATACTATAAACACGATTCGCATTTTCAGGATGAAATGGCCCGAATTCAAAATGCTCATGATTTACAACAAAAACCGTCTATCGTTTATACTGAAAATGGTGTAAAAGTAGCTTTTCCCGCAACTTTTGAAAATGATAAAGTAAAGGGAAATATATTGTTATACAGACCATCAAATAAAAAATTTGATTTTGATACACAAATTGCTTTAACCAATTCATCATTACTTATTCCACAAAAGAAATTGATTAAAGGACGTTGGGATGTTAATATGGAATGGGAATATAAGGGCACAAAATACCTGTCCAAAGAAGTGATTTATGTAAATTGATATGTTGTTTTAAAGAGATATTCTTTCTGTTATAACGTATTCATTTGATAAAAGAAAAATTAAAATAGATATGCTCTACTCAGCTTTCATATTAGGTTTAATTAGTAGTTTACACTGTATAGGAATGTGCGGTCCAATAGCTATGATGTTACCTGTAGATCAGCAAAATGATGCTAAAAAAGTAACACAGATCATTACATATCATTTAGGAAGATTAACTGCTTATGCCACAATTGGATTAATTTTTGGATTATTGGGAAGAGGATTTTTTCTGGCTGGTTTGCAGCAAAAGATGTCTATTTTTATTGGCCTGGCGATGATTCTTGTGGTTTTGATTCCGGAGAAAGTTTTTTCAAAGTATAATTTTTCAAAACCGGTTTATAAAATTATTTCCAGAGTAAAATCAAGTTTAGGAAATCAATTTAAAAAGAAAACCTATAAATCTCTTTTTACAATAGGATTATTAAATGGTTTTTTGCCTTGCGGAATGGTGTATGTAGCGCTATTTGGCGCAATTGCCATGCAAAGTGCAGGCTTTGGAGTTTTGTATATGATTTTGTTTGGATTGGGAACAATTCCTTTAATGACAGTGGTTGTTTATGTACATTCATTAATAAAATTGCCTTTCAGAAATAAAATCCAAAAGGCAATTCCGTATGTAGCTGTAGTAATTGGTGTTTTATTTATCCTTAGAGGACTGGGATTAGGAATTTCTTATATTTCTCCTTCAAATATGAGTTTGTTTGTACAAGGAACTCCTAATTGTCATTAAACAGTCATCGAAAACAAGTTTGTTTCCGGTGATTTTCTTTTTAGATGTAAATCGAATGCCATACATATATTTCGAACAAAAGGTCTTCCTGCTTCAGTGATTTTTATTTTACCTTCCTCGATTATAATCAACTGATCTTTTTCTATTTCTTTTAGGTCTTCTAATACATTTGGGATTTCTTTGAAATATAAGTCTTCATTATTCCAGGAAGTTTCAAATTCGCAGGTTAGGTTTAATATGTGTTTTCTAATGATTAAGTCTTCATCGCTTAAAATATGGCCTTTAACAACAGGCAATTTGTCTTCTTCTAATAATTGATAGTATTCCTCTATACTTTTTGTGTTTTGCGCAAAGCTGTACCAACTATCACTAATAGATGAAACGCCTAAACCAATCATAAGTTGCGTTTTTGAGGCACTATAACCCATGAAATTTCGATGTAATTCTTTATTAGCGGTTGCTTTGTATAAACTATCAGAAATTAGTGCAAAATGATCCATACCAATTTCGTGATAACCATTTTGAGATAACATTTGTTTCCCTGTTTCGTATAGTTTGCGTTTTTCAGCATCTTTAGGAAGGTTTTCTTCATTAAAACCGCGTTGACCGTTACCTTTTATCCATGGTACGTGAGCGTAGCTGTAAAATGCCAAACGATCCGGTTTTAAAGAATTTGTCTTTTCGACAGTATCAATTACGTTCTCAATCGTTTGAAATGGTAATCCAAAAATAATATCATGACCTATCGATTTATAACCAATTTCTTTTGCCCAAAAAGTTACTTTTGCGACATTATGAAATGGCTGAATTCGATGAATTGCTTTTTGAACTTTTTCGGCATAATCCTGCACGCCAAAACTTACTCGGCGAAAGCCTAAATCGTATAATTTTTTAAGTTGTTCGTAGGTAGTATTGTTAGGATGACCTTCAAAACTGAACTCGTAGTTTTCGGCTTTATCAGCTTTGGAGAATATGCCATTTATAAGGAATTCTAAATTGTTTGTTGAGAAAAAGGTTGGAGTTCCTCCGCCTAAATGAATTTCTTTGATGAGTGGTTTGTCAGGTAATAAATTACAATATAAATCCCATTCTTTTAAAACAGCTTGTATATAAGTTTCTTCTACCGAATGGTTTTTTGTAATGCGTTTATTGCAGCCACAAAAAGTACACATGCTTTCGCAAAATGGTAAATGGATGTATAAACTAATTCCGTTTTGAGAGTTACTTTCTAAAAATGATTTATGAAAAGACGCTATCCATTCCTGAGTAGTAAAATCACTTTCATTCCAGTATGGAACTGTTGGATAACTAGTGTATCTGGGACCTGGGACATTGTATTTTTGGGTCAGTGAGATTTTCATAAAGTCGGATTTTGTATAATTCAAAATTAGAATTTATGGATGAGGCATAAAATGACAAATATCATATATTAGGCAAAAAAAAGAGGCTCACTAGGAGCCTCTTTTCTGAATTAAATAATTAACGTGAAATAGAATCTTGGATGATTTTAAGCCATTTTTTTGCAAATTCATGATCTTGATAAACGCTTATTTGTTTGATACGGTCATCGTCAAAATCATAGAATGGTATTGTGATCTTTTTAGGAGTGTCTTTATCCTGAAATTCAAAATCAATTTTTACAATTGTGTCAGAAGGTCCTTCAGTTGTTAAAACTAGTTTACAGGATGAAACACTTTTAAGATCTAAATAAGTAGATTCTTGTTGATTTGGATTGAAATTCATCAATATAAATCGTCTGTTTTTTTGATCAATTGTAAGCGTCTTATTGCTTTGAGATTCAGTTAAATCGAAATCTTCCGGATGTGTTGGATTGAATTTCTTTTTGATGTTTAAAATTTTTGATTTGCTTGCAGCGCTCGTTCGTGCTGAAAAATATACTGGAATTGCTACTATGATCGCGATCACAATACCAATTATGGTTACACTTGTTTCCATTGATTTAAAAAAATTGGGTAAATTATTATGAAATGTGAGGCAGTTTTCAGAATAGAAAACAGCTCAATTGGTAAGGTTTTTTTTTCCTTAATTAAAATTCATATAATTTCTACCAGAAAAAATGGAAGGGGTAGAGCATTAAAAGTACTTTTTTGCTCTGAGCTGAAAATTGATTTGCGAAGTTAGATGTTGATTTAACTGCTTTATGCTGAGGAATCACCATCAGTACAGAATCAAACCATTTAATTAAACCAGATGAGTTTGATTTTATATTTGCTGCAAACTGATAACTGGTTTGCGGTTGTATAAAAGCCAGTGAATCGGCGTGATCTATAGAGAAATTGGTATCCGTTTTTTGAGTTTCAGTTATTTCAATAGCAGACTCGTTTGCCTGAGCGGCAAAAAAGGCAATTATCAAAAGTGATATAAAAATAACAGTTTTACGAATCCAATTCATGGTGGCGAATTTAACTCATAAAATACAATTAAAGAAATTTTAAAGAATTAATTAACTTTAAAAGTAGGGTTATTATTTTATCCTCAAAATTTTGAATGAGTTGAGGATAAAATAAAATTACTGTTGCATTTTGAAATAGTAATCAGCTGAATGTTTTCCGCTTCCGTAAAACAGGAAGAAAACGCAAACTAATAAAACGACAATTGCCAGAATTAAACTTTCAGAATGCATATGCCCCATAAAATTGATGAGAATTGCCCCAAATAATATCGGTAATTGAGCTGCAATTGCCCATCTGGTAAGTAATCCGAAAAAGATCATAATACCACCAATCATATGAGCTGGTGCAATATAATGTAAGAGAAACATTCCGCCGCCAAACTGATCAATTGGCGAAATTAAATCATGCAAATACTGAATGTTGGTTACAAATGAAACTCCTTTCATAAATAAAAATACACCCAAAACAATACGTACTAAATCAACTGGTAAATAAGTGTGCGCATTTGCCCATTTATTTAAACTTTTTACATTTTCCATGATACTACGTGATTAAAAATTACATATAAAGTTACTACTTTTTAATGAGATATTTAATTTTAAGTATTTGAAAGTGAGATTTTTGTATTTTTTTAACGCATATATCGAAATATGATAAATTTAAACCTGAATAACTCCTAGGTTAAATGGTTTTTGAATAGGAGCATGGTTGGCAGCTTCAATTCCCATAGAAATCCAGGTACGCGTATCTAAAGGATCGATGATGGCATCTGTCCATAATCTTGACGCAGCATAATAGGGAGAAGTTTGTTCGTCGTATCTCGCTTTAATTTTATTAAATAATTCAGCTTCTTTGGCTTCGTCTACGATTTCTCCTTTTGCTTTAAGCGAAGAAGCTTCGATTTGGGCTAAAACTTTTGCAGCCTGAGTTCCTCCCATAACAGCAAGTTCTGCACTTGGCCATGCAAAAATTAATCTCGGATCATAGGCTTTTCCGCACATGGCATAATTTCCTGCTCCGTACGAATTGCCGACAATTACAGTAAATTTTGGAACCACCGAATTACTAACGGCATTCACCATTTTGGCACCATCTTTTATAATTCCGCCATGTTCAGATTTTGATCCTACCATGAAACCGGTAACATCCTGAACAAATACCAACGGAATTTTTTTCTGATTACAATTGGCAATAAATCGAGTGGCTTTATCAGCACTATCAGAGTAAATAACTCCGCCAAATTGCATTTCTCCTTTTTTGGTCTTAACCACTTTTCGTTGATTGGCAACAATTCCTACCGCCCAGCCATCGATTCTGGCATAACCGGTAATAATAGTTTGACCGTAACCATCTTTATAAGCTTCAAACTCTGAATTATCAACCAAGCGATTGATGATTTCCATCATATCGTATTGTTCGTTTCTCGCTTTTGGCAGGATTCCGTAAATGTCTTTAGGTTCTAAAGCAGGTTTTTCAGATTTAATTCGGTTGTAGCCCGCTTTATCATAATCGCCTATTTTATCTACTATATTTTTTATTTTATCTAATGCGTCTTTATCGTCTTTAGCCTTATAATCA encodes:
- a CDS encoding DoxX family protein, with amino-acid sequence MENVKSLNKWANAHTYLPVDLVRIVLGVFLFMKGVSFVTNIQYLHDLISPIDQFGGGMFLLHYIAPAHMIGGIMIFFGLLTRWAIAAQLPILFGAILINFMGHMHSESLILAIVVLLVCVFFLFYGSGKHSADYYFKMQQ
- a CDS encoding acyl-CoA carboxylase subunit beta, which codes for MDLNFNKNEDHNKLLLSDLKQRFAKVKLGGGEKRIEKLHAEGKMTARERIAYLLDEGSKSIEIGGFVGDGMYAEHGGCPSGGVVIKIGYIKGKQCIVVANDATVKAGAWFPITGKKNLRAQEIAMENRLPIIYLVDSAGVYLPLQDEIFPDKEHFGRIFRNNAQMSSMGITQIAAVMGSCVAGGAYLPIMSDEALIVDKTGSIFLAGSYLVKAAIGETIDNETLGGATTHCEISGVTDYKAKDDKDALDKIKNIVDKIGDYDKAGYNRIKSEKPALEPKDIYGILPKARNEQYDMMEIINRLVDNSEFEAYKDGYGQTIITGYARIDGWAVGIVANQRKVVKTKKGEMQFGGVIYSDSADKATRFIANCNQKKIPLVFVQDVTGFMVGSKSEHGGIIKDGAKMVNAVSNSVVPKFTVIVGNSYGAGNYAMCGKAYDPRLIFAWPSAELAVMGGTQAAKVLAQIEASSLKAKGEIVDEAKEAELFNKIKARYDEQTSPYYAASRLWTDAIIDPLDTRTWISMGIEAANHAPIQKPFNLGVIQV